From the genome of Brassica oleracea var. oleracea cultivar TO1000 chromosome C4, BOL, whole genome shotgun sequence:
CAGCAATTTTTTAGAAGTCATTCCAAAACATGTTGTAAGAAGCTTTGTTTTGTTTCTGCAAATTAGAACTATACATACAATATTTTAGTTTTGTAAACTTATGCTTTTAATCTCATTAGTTTTTGTATATAATCTTACTTTTGTATTCATTTGGAAACATGAAACAAAGCCTCTCATTTTTATATGAAAGTTCTATTTCTGTTCTTGCTTGAGAGTGGGTATTTTAGTGTACGTGATGGGATATCCGATCCAAACAGTAAGAAAGTAATACGTTTTCAGGTCGCTGCGTGGAGCTCTTGCGTTTGCATGATATTATAAAATATACATATATCGCCATTGATTTTAATAAACCGATAATATATATATATATAGAGTACCAATATTTAGTGACATACGTACTATTTTACTATCATTAAGTATAAATTAATATGATGGATACGTAAAAGAAAAAAATAGTATTTTGTAATTTTATAGGATCTATGGCGAGGATGTACCGGAAGTTAGCAACATGCGGTGGTGAAGGAGGAAGTGAATGGGACGATGATGTATACGAAGGTGTACGAAAAGTATATGTTGGGCAAGATCTCTCACGTATCACTTACATCAAATTCGACTACGTGAAGTTCGACGGTGAAGTAGTAACACGTGAATATGGGACAGAAAGTCAACACCCTAAAGAGGTTCTCCATTGCCATTTTTTCAAAAAAATTCACATTCTTAATTTTACGTCAATAGTTTCATTTAGAGGTCAACTATACATTTTTTTTCGTGTCTTTTTATATGCTGATCATCGAATAATTAAGTGATATAGTTTTCACACATATAGTTTGAAGTTCAATATCCGGACGAACACATCATATCGGTGGAGGGAAGCTACAAGAAAGTGGATCTATATGCCACGGACGTGATCACGTCTCTCGTCTTCAAGACCTCAAAGGGTAGAAAGTCTCCAATGTTTGGTCCAAACTTGCTCGGACTTGTGACCCGTACAAATTTTTTTTTTTTTTTTTTGGTAAACATGTTAAGATTGTATTACCATTTTCGAGTGTTTTACAGAGATTACAGAGAGTTACAAGTAGCGGAAGACAACAATCTACAACACAACAACGAAGAACAGAGTGTAAAACACAACTACTATACCCAAAGCCAAGAACCGGCGCGAAAGGTGGTAGGACTCCACAAAGCTACTAAGAGCAACATTATCAAGACATTTGAACACTTCTTATGGGCGATCCTTACCCAATATTGGCCCAAAATTAAATATAAAGTCCAGTTAAATGAAGGAGACGATTTTTAGATAAGAAGTTTTTTGACTTCGTTCTTCTGTCACGTGTCATTCTATGATACGTTTTGTGAAGGGTAAAGGGTCTCGTCGTTTTGCTCTGGATATATTCTCTCCGTCTCCCTCTTCTCTCTCTCTCTCGATCCGTAGATGGCGATTCGCTGGAAGTGAAGAATCATCGGTCCACATCGATCGATCGTTTAATCTCGGCATCGAATCTGCACCAGGTTCGTATTACTCTCTCTCCGTCTCCCTCTTCTCTGTCTCTCTCTCTCTCGTATCGATTTTGTGGATATAATTCTGGGATTATCGATTACTTGTTTCTAATATTTTGCATGCTTTGGGTTTGATCAAGGTCCGCGGAGTTTGGGTTTAGGGTTTCATCGTCTCGTCCTTCTCTCGCTGTGGACGGGTACTTCCGCCGCCGTCGTCTATTCTCGTCCATCTCGCCTCTCTTCTTTCTCCGGTTGGAAACCATCTCTGCCGCCGTCACCAACAGGTTTGTCTTCTTTCTCCGTCCTCCGTTAGCTATATAGAGGAATCATTTAAACAAATAGATTGGTGATTCGCCTTTTGGTTGTATATGATTGTATAGTGATCTGTGTTTTTGATTGTAAAGCAGAGGTTTTTTAGTGAATTTTTTCGTATACTTGATTGATTAGGGAACTTTAGNNNNNNNNNNNNNNNNNNNNNNNNNNNNNNNNNNNNNNNNNNNNNNNNNNNNNNNNNNNNNNNNNNNNNNNNNNNNNNNNNNNNNNNNNNNNNNNNNNNNNNNNNNNNNNNNNNNNNNNNNNNNNNNNNNNNNNNNNNNNNNNNNNNNNNNNNNNNNNNNNNNNNNNNNNNNNNNNNNNNNNNNNNNNNNNNNNNNNNNNNNNNNNNNNNNNNNNNNNNNNNNNNNNNNNNNNNNNNNNNNNNNNNNNNNNNNNNNNNNNNNNNNNNNNNNNNNNNNNNNNNNNNNNNNNNNNNNNNNNNNNNNNNNNNNNNNNNNNNNNNNNNNNNNNNNNNNNNNNNNNNNNNNNNNNNNNNNNNNNNNNNNNNNNNNNNNNNNNNNNNNNNNNNNNNNNNNNNNNNNNNNNNNNNNNNNNNNNNNNNNNNNNNNNNNNNNNNNNNNNNNNNNNNNNNNNNNNNNNNNNNNNNNNNNNNNNNNNNNNNNNNNNNNNNNNNNNNNNNNNNNNNNNNNNNNNNNNNNNNNNNNNNNNNNNNNNNNNNNNNNNNNNNNNNNNNNNNNNNNNNNNNNNNNNNNNNNNNNNNNNNNNNNNNNNNNNNNNNNNNNNNNNNNNNNNNNNNNNNNNNNNNNNNNNNNNNNNNNNNNNNNNNNNNNNNNNNNNNNNNNNNNNNNNNNNNNNNNNNNNNNNNNNNNNNNNNNNNNNNNNNNNNNNNNNNNNNNNNNNNNNNNNNNNNNNNNNNNNNNNNNNNNNNNNNNNNNNNNNNNNNNNNNNNNNNNNNNNNNNNNNNNNNNNNNNNNNNNNNNNNNNNNNNNNNNNNNNNNNNNNNNNNNNNNNNNNNNNNNNNNNNNNNNNNNNNNNNNNNNNNNNNNNNNNNNNNNNNNNNNNNNNNNNNNNNNNNNNNNNNNNNNNNNNNNNNNNNNNNNNNNNNNNNNNNNNNNNNNNNNNNNNNNNNNNNNNNNNNNNNNNNNNNNNNNNNNNNNNNNNNNNNNNNNNNNNNNNNNNNNNNNNNNNNNNNNNNNNNNNNNNNNNNNNNNNNNNNNNNNNNNNNNNNNNNNNNNNNNNNNNNNNNNNNNNNNNNNNNNNNNNNNNNNNNNNNNNNNNNNNNNNNNNNNNNNNNNNNNNNNNNNNNNNNNNNNNNNNNNNNNNNNNNNNNNNNNNNNNNNNNNNNNNNNNNNNNNNNNNNNNNNNNNNNNNNNNNNNNNNNNNNNNNNNNNNNNNNNNNNNNNNNNNNNNNNNNNNNNNNNNNNNNNNNNNNNNNNNNNNNNNNNNNNNNNNNNNNNNNNNNNNNNNNNNNNNNNNNNNNNNNNNNNNNNNNNNNNNNNNNNNNNNNNNNNNNNNNNNNNNNNNNNNNNNNNNNNNNNNNNNNNNNNNNNNNNNNNNNNNNNNNNNNNNNNNNNNNNNNNNNNNNNNNNNNNNNNNNNNNNNNNNNNNNNNNNNNNNNNNNNNNNNNNNNNNNNNNNNNNNNNNNNNNNNNNNNNNNNNNNNNNNNNNNNNNNNNNNNNNNNNNNNNNNNNNNNNNNNNNNNNNNNNNNNNNNNNNNNNNNNNNNNNNNNNNNNNNNNNNNNNNNNNNNNNNNNNNNNNNNNNNNNNNNNNNNNNNNNNNNNNNNNNNNNNNNNNNNNNNNNNNNNNNNNNNNNNNNNNNNNNNNNNNNNNNNNNNNNNNNNNNNNNNNNNNNNNNNNNNNNNNNNNNNNNNNNNNNNNNNNNNNNNNNNNNNNNNNNNNNNNNNNNNNNNNNNNNNNNNNNNNNNNNNNNNNNNNNNNNNNNNNNNNNNNNNNNNNNNNNNNNNNNNNNNNNNNNNNNNNNNNNNNNNNNNNNNNNNNNNNNNNNNNNNNNNNNNNNNNNNNNNNNNNNNNNNNNNNNNNNNNNNNNNNNNNNNNNNNNNNNNNNNNNNNNNNNNNNNNNNNNNNNNNNNNNNNNNNNNNNNNNNNNNNNNNNNNNNNNNNNNNNNNNNNNNNNNNNNNNNNNNNNNNNNNNNNNNNNNNNNNNNNNNNNNNNNNNNNNNNNNNNNNNNNNNNNNNNNNNNNNNNNNNNNNNNNNNNNNNNNNNNNNNNNNNNNNNNNNNNNNNNNNNNNNNNNNNNNNNNNNNNNNNNNNNNNNNNNNNNNNNNNNNNNNNNNNNNNNNNNNNNNNNNNNNNNNNNNNNNNNNNNNNNNNNNNNNNNNNNNNNNNNNNNNNNNNGACTTTTATTCAATCTATCCGACTTCCACAAAGTGAGAAACATTCGTTATTTGCTAAAACCCAAGAAGCTGTTCGAAAAGATGTGGAGCGTGCCTTCGGAGTTCTGCAAGCTAGATTTGCCGTAGTGAAAAATCCATCTAAGTTATGGGATAAAGAAAAAATAGCAAATATTATGAAAGCATGCATCATACTCCATAATATGATTGTCGAGGATGAACGTTCAACATTCACTCAGTATAACGAGAGAGAATTTCAAGAAAGCGAAGAAGAGGATACATTCACCGTTACTCCGAATTCAAATCTCGGCACTGCAATGGATCGTCGATCGAGCGTTCGTAACAGACAAGCCCATGAACAATTAAAATTCGATTTGATTGAAAATATTTGGGCTAAATTTGGACATCTTCCAAATAACCAATGATTTTTAAGTTTCTGTGAATTGAATAAAATGTGTGTTAGCTATTATTTTTAATTTTTTTTTTAAATGGAATGTAATAAAATGATTGTAATTTTAATTTAATGAAATAAAAAGTTTTTTTTTAATGTATTGAATATAAATGGATATATCTTAATTACTATTTATAAATAAAAATAATATTTTTAACCTAAGAACCTTCAAAAAGTTCTATTGATAATGTAGTATTTTAGTTAAGTATCTTACAAAACTTCTTCGACTAAAAATAGTCATTAAATATTCTAAGATGTTTGCTAAGAGTTGCCATTGATAATGTTGCTCTAAGAGTGTGCGACACGTATTGCGGAAGACAATGTTGAGGCGACATTGAACACCATGAGTCACGAGCCGGTAAATATTGGCCTCCCCAAGCTCGCCTCCAAAAAATTCACCTACCACGGAAGTCCGACGATGGGCATCAAGCACCGACACATCATGAGGCAGAAAGTTGCAGCAGACGACAATAGAGGTTGCTCCGGCCGACCAACCAAACACTTGTCGAAGCATCTGCTGTCGTTGACCTCATCCACCGGACCTGCCTCCTCATCCACCGGACCGGTACAAAGTTTGGTTTTGAGGATCAAGGAAAGAAGATCGTAGGGTTTCATGGACGGTCGGGTGATGCTCTCGACGCTCTTGGAGTTTACTTTGTGCATGACTCTCTCACCACGTCGTTGCCTCCTCTTTATAAGCTGGATGCTCAAGGTGGTACAGAGGGACTTATTTGGGATGATGGCTCTTACGACGCCGTTAAAACGCTGCGCATCTGTCAAGATGATTGTCGTATTGCATATTTAGAGTTCGAGTACGACAAAGGTGGCAAGTCAGAGAAATTTCAACATGGGGTGAAAGGGGGAACACCAGCCGAGGTAACTTATTTATACACTTCTTATACAAAATGAATAACTTGTCTAACAAAATCTTTACATTTATAGATACAAACAAATTTATACATAAATACTAAATTTCTTAATAACTACATCGAAATATATTGAACACAATTTCATAATAATATCCGAGATCTCCCAACAACTTTTTTTTTATCTCCTAACAACCTTAAACAATTAATTTTATTGAATGTTGATCTTGTTGCAGTTTGTGCTTGATTACCCGGATGAATACATCAAAACGGTGGAAGCAACCTATGATAAGCCAAAACTTTTTCAAAATACTGTCATCACGTCGCTTACCTTCCAAACATCAAAGGGTAGAGCATCATTCTTTGGGTATAAAGTGGGTAAGAAGTTTGTTCTTGAGCAAAAGGATCGTCGGCTTGTTGGATTCCATGGGACAGAAGGTGACGCTATTGATGCTCTAGGAGCATATTTTGCACCTATTCCTGCTCCAACACCTTTGATTCCAGCCAAGAAACTACCATCCGTACGTAGGCGGCAACGGAGGAGTTACATGGGATGATGGTGTTTACGACGATGTAAAGAAAATTTACGTAGGGCAAGGTAACGATGGTGTATCATTTGTCAAGTTTGAGTACATTAAAGGCACAAGCTTGGTTACTGGAGATGATCATGGGAAGATGACATTACTTGGAGCTGAAGAGGTCATTTTCATAGCCGAGCAAGATTTTTTTGTTTGGTTTCAGCTACATCACTAGATTTTTACACTTAAGTTTGTTGTTTTTGAGGATTTTCAGTTTGTTCTTGAGGATGGTGAATATCTCACGGCCTTGGTAGGCTACTACGATAAGATATTCGGAGTGGAGGAGCCAGTAATTATCTCACTTCAGTTCAAGACGAACAAAAGGGAGTCAAGTCAGTTTGGAATTAATGGATTCCGGTGAGAAGTTCACTCTTGGGGAGAATGGCCAGAAGATCGTCGGGTTCCATGGACAAGCTAGTGATGTTATCCACAGTGTTGGAGTCACTGTTGTGCCCATCACCACCGAGTGAAAAAAACCCGGATATTATCTTAATAAAACCAGCCACTCAGCCAGTCATGTGGGTTGAATAAAACTTTTAATAAAGCTGGTGTGTGTTCTCTTTATTTTGCCACGGTCGTAGTTGTTTATTATATTCAGAAAAAATTGCAAGACGTTTTATTTTGTTTCTTGAAACTAAATCTATACATATATAATTTTACTTTCTAACCAGTTACATCAAGTTTTTTTAATTTAATCTTCTAATAATTGATTACAAATCATCTAAACTATTAAATGTACTTAACCTTGATTTTTCCACAATAATTACATCTTCGTGCCACTAGAACTAACGCACTGTCGTTTAATACATTCAATAACCGATCATTTCGGCGGCCAATACCTAAACTATACAATTTCGTTCGCCAGTCCATTTTTTGTTTAACAGAACAACTGTCTAGCCCATTTTTGTTTCAAAGCCCATAAAGGCTTATACGCAGCCCAGTATACTCTTGAAATGGAAGGTTATCTCTATATAAAAATTCGAAAATCTCAAATCCTCAACATCTGTTTCCAACTGAATTATCAAGATAAATAATTATATTTTTATATATGAAGATGATCACTGGCCAGGCACATTGAGACTTGAACAAGTGAAACGTCGTTACATTTAATTTTAATACAAAATCGAAACTAATAATACTCTTTTTTTTTTACAAAACTCAAGACTGTTCAAAAAAACCTTTTCTACTCTACACAATAACAATTAAATGAAGAATATCATAACTAATATTCTTTTTTCAAAAACAAAAAACAACAATATGATTGTTTTTGTTATGAACCGTTTAAGTGAATGTCATAAGCAAATGCGGTTTAGACTTTTCTTTTTCTCATGGTTTTTTTTTTCCTTGTATAATTAAGATTTCATTTTCCTTATTAGTTTAGTATTTGTAAGCTTTTCATTTATCTATGACGTAATTCCCTATATATAAATGGCACATTATGTTATGAATAAGAATAACTAATTCTCTCTTTCTCTATTTATTTACAACACGTTATCAACACGAAACCCTAGCCGTCTGAAGTTGTAACAAAAAGAAAAAATGAAAACCCTAACTGATGTTGAGTTTCCGACCAATCTAACATAACGATACGATTATGGGTCAACGGAGTTTTGCGATCTCTCATCATCTATTCATCTTCGTGTCGAGTGAAATCAGCCGTTTCTTTTCTTCATCACCAACATCCTCTATATCAATCAAGATAAGTAACTCATGCTTTTACACTTATCGTCTTATGATTTGATCTCAAACGCGGTATGAATCGATAATTAATTGATTAGATTTGTAATAATATTTGTTCACGGGAAACATTTTTTTTATTTGGACTAGTATAATTTGTTAGTTTAACATAAATCACATGACTTAGTTTTGAGTTGATGGAATTTCTGTTCACATATGCTCATTCGTTTGACTAACAAAATTCGTGTTTCAATTTTCTGATTTAGAAAATTATTGGTTTGAATCTATA
Proteins encoded in this window:
- the LOC106337739 gene encoding jacalin-related lectin 22-like, which produces MARMYRKLATCGGEGGSEWDDDVYEGVRKVYVGQDLSRITYIKFDYVKFDGEVVTREYGTESQHPKEFEVQYPDEHIISVEGSYKKVDLYATDVITSLVFKTSKGRKSPMFGPNLLGLVTQITESYK
- the LOC106337920 gene encoding uncharacterized protein LOC106337920 (The sequence of the model RefSeq protein was modified relative to this genomic sequence to represent the inferred CDS: added 809 bases not found in genome assembly), yielding MKDHWQFKDIPPLSSTLHFKCKKTLMASSSHYHYHNDDDDEDYVNDYVEDYVNDYVQNFDEEPKERKQRIYMERHREDSHQMLWNDYFCETPTYNVQLFRRRFRMNKSLFLRIVNRLTTNIPYFQQGKDCTGRSSLAPLQKCTAAIRQLAHEDLQRLLYIGEQRGFPGMVGSIDCMHWEWKNCPTAWKGMYSRGTEKPTIVLEAVASSDLWIWHTFFGAPGTMNDLNILDRSPVFDDIINGIAPEVNFYVNGNPYHLAYYLTDGIYPKWATFIQSIRLPQSEKHSLFAKTQEAVRKDVERAFGVLQARFAVVKNPSKLWDKEKIANIMKACIILHNMIVEDERSTFTQYNEREFQESEEEDTFTVTPNSNLGTAMDRRSSVRNRQAHEQLKFDLIENIWCATRIAEDNVEATLNTMSHEPRLLRPTNQTLVEASAVVDLIHRTCLLIHRTGTKFGFEDQGKKIVGFHGRSGDALDALGVYFVHDSLTTSLPPLYKLDAQGGTEGLIWDDGSYDAVKTLRICQDDCRIAYLEFEYDKGGKSEKFQHGVKGGTPAEFVLDYPDEYIKTVEATYDKPKLFQNTVITSLTFQTSKGRASFFGYKVGKKFVLEQKDRRLVGFHGTEGDAIDALGAYFAPIPAPTPLIPAKKLPSVRRRQRRSYMG